TTCACCGTCTCGGTGGCGACCGCCCGCCTGCTCGCGTCCTGGGGGGTCCGCCCCGACGTCCTGCTCGGCCACAGCCTCGGCGAGTACGCCGCGGCCGTGGTGTCCAGCGCGCTCGACCTGCCCGAAGCCGCCCGCCTGGTCGCGGTCCGCTCCACCGCCATGGCCCGCGCCGCCGGCGGCGGGACGATGCTGGCCGTCCCGCTGGGCGAGGCCGACGTGACGGCCCTGCTCGCCGAGCACCCCCGCGTCGACCTCGCGGTGGTCAACGCCCCGGACGCCTGCGTGGTGTCCGGTCCCGCCGACGCCGTCGACGCCCTCGCCGCGGCGCTGACCGCGCGCGGTGCCCGCGTGTCGCGCCTCCCCCTGGACTCCGCCGCCCACTCCCGGCTCATCGAACCCGCGCTCGGCCCCATGCGGGACGCCGTGCGGTCGCTGCGGGCCGGCGAACCGGAACTGCCGGTCGTCAGCTCCCTCACCGCGGCCGCGGTCGGACCGGAGTTCGCCGACCCCGGTCACTGGGTGCGCCAGCTGCGCGAGCCGGTGCGGTTCTCCGCCGCGCTCGCCACCGCCCTGGCCGAGCCCCGCCGCACGGTGCTGGTGCAGGTCGGCCCCGGCGCGGCACTGGCCTCGCTGGCCCGCCGGCACGGCGCCGCGCACCTGGCCGCCACGCTCACCACCTTCGACACCGACGGCACGAGCGCCGACCTGGCCGCCTGCCGCGCCGCCCTGGGCGAGCTGTGGGCCCACGGCGTCGACGTCGACCTCACCGCCCTGCACCGCCCCGGACGCCGCCGCGTCACCGCACCCGGCTACGCCTTCCGGCGCCGCGCGCTCTGGGTCGAACCGCGCGAGGCACCGCGCGAGGAGACCGCGACCGCACTGCTCCAGGTCCCGGTCTGGCACCAGCAGCCGCCGCTGCCACCGGCCCGCGTGGACGGCCGGTGGCTCGTCACCGGAACCGACGCCGCGCCACTGGCCGAAGCCCTCACGCGCGCCGGCGCCGAGGTGGTCGCCGACGCGGCCGGGCAACCCGTGCGGGGTGTGCTCGTCGTGGTCGGCGAGAGGGAGACGCCCGCCGAGGCGCGCACCGCCATCCTCGACCACGCGGCGCTCGCCGCGCTCGACCCGCGCCCCGACTTCCTGTTCCAGGTCACCACCGGCGCCTGCCGCGTCGTTCCGGGCGACCGGCCCGCGCCCGCCACCGCCACCGCCCGCGCCCTGCCCCGGGTGATCGCCCAGGAGAGCCCCGGTCTCGCCTGGCGCACCGTCGACGTGCCCGACACCGGCTCCACCGCCGCAGCCCTCGTCGCGGAACTGGCCGACCTGCTCGACCCGGGCACCCGACCCGGCGCCGAGGTGGCGCTGCGGGACGGCACGCGTTTCCTGCGCACCCTCGCGCCCTGGCCGGTGACCCCCGAACCGCCGACCGGCGGCACCGCGCTCGTCCTGGGCGGCCTCGGCGACGTCGGCCTCACCATGGCCCAGCACCTGGCCCGCCACGGCACGCGGGTCGTGCTCACCTCCCGCTCCGGCGACGACCCGGAGCGCGCGGCCGCCGTGCGGACCCTGGTGGAGCGCGGGCACGACGTGAGCGTCCGGGTGGCCGACGCCGCCGACGAGCACAGCACCAGGGCACTGCTGGACGAGCTGCGCCCGGACCTGGTCGTGCACGCGGCGGGCGTTGTGGCCACGGCCGACCTGCGGCCCATGCGGTCGGTCGGCCCGGAGCAGGTGGACGGCCACCTGCACGCCAAGGCCGGGGGAGCGCTCGCGCTGCGCGCCGCCATCGACGCGCTGCCCGCCGACGCCCGCCCGCGCACGGTGCTGCTGATGTCCTCGGCAGGCACCCTGGTCGGCGGGATCGGCACCGGTCCCTACTCGGCGAGCAACGCCTTCCTCGACGCCCTCGCCGAAGGCCGCACCGACCGGGAACCCCGCTGGACCAGCGTGGTCTGGGACGCCTGGAAAGTCGGGCCGCTGGGCACCGAGCGCGAGGTCAACCTCGACTTCGCCCTGGACGCCGCCACCGGCATGACAGCGCTCGACGCGGTCCTCGCCGCCTGCCGCACCGGGCACGCGCCACCCGTCGTCGCGGTGTCCACCACCGACCTGCGCGACCGGGTGCGCCGGGCCGCCACCGCCGTCGCCGTCGAGCCCGCCGGGAACGACACCGACCTGGGACCGGTGGAATCGGTCGTCGCCGGGACGTGGTCGGAGCTGTTCGGCGTCCGCGTCGGGTCCGCGGAGGCCGACTTCTTCGCCCTGGGCGGCCACTCGCTGGTGGCGACCCGGATGCTCACCGCCCTCGGCGAGCGCTACGGCACCCGCCTCGGGCTGCGCGACCTGCTGGCCAACCCGACCGTGGGCGGCCTGGCCGCGCACATCGCCGCCCACACCGGCACCACCGCGTCCCCCGCCGCACCGGCGGCGGTCGTGCCGGGCAGCGGCAGCGACGCCGACGGCACCTTCCCCATGACCCGCGTGCAGCACGCCTACTGGGTCGGCCGCGACGGCGGGTACGCCCTCGGCGGCACCGCCTGCCACTTCGCGCTGGAGTACGACTGCCCCGACCTGGACCTCGACCGCTACGAGCGGGCGTGGAACCGGGTCATCGCCCGGCACCCGCTGCTGCGGGCCATCGCCACCCGCCAGGGCCGGATGCAGGTCCTCGACCACGTCCCGCACTACCGCATCCGCACCATCGACCTCGCCGCCGCCGACGACGACAAGCGGGAACAGCGCCTGGTGCGGCTGCGCGATCAGGTGTTCCGCCGGCCCGGACCGTCCGACCGCTGGCCCCTGGTCCAGGTGCGCGCGGCCCGGCTGCCCGGCGGGCGCACCAGGCTGTTCCTCGGCGTCGACGTGCTGATCTGCGACGCCGCCAGCTACTGGATCATCGACCGCGAGCTCCAGCACTTCTACGAACACCCCGACACCGACCTGCCCGAGGTGGACGTCACCTTCGCAGACTGCGTCGCCGCGCTCGACGCCCGACGCGGCACCCCCGGGTGGCAGCGCGCCGCCGAGCACTGGCGCGCCCGCCTGGACGACCTCCCCGGAGCACCCGCGCTGCCGGTCGACACCGCCGTCGAGCAGGCCCGCTTCACCCGCCGGGCCGTGCGCCTGGACCGCGACCGGTGGGCGGCCTTCCAGGCCGCCGCGGCCGAGCACGGCGTCACCCCCACGGCGGCGCTGCTGGCCGCCTACACCGACGCCCTGGGCGACTGGACCGGCCAGGACCGGTTCGCGGTGACGCTCACCCTGTTCGACCGGCCCGCGATCCACCCGGCCGTGGACTCCGTGGTCGGCGACTTCACCTCGCTGCTGCTGCACGAGACCGACCGCGCCGCCGCGCCCGACTTCGCCGGCCACGCCCGCCGCACCCAGGCCGCGCTGTTCACCGACCTGGACCACCGCGAGTTCTCCGCACTGGAGGTGCTGGCCGAACGCGCCACCCGCACCGGCGAGGTGACCTCCGTGCCGGTGGTGTTCACCAGCGCCATCGGCCTGGCCGACGTCATCGGCGGCGACCGCGACCTCCAGTGGGCCGGCGAGCAGGTCGGCGCGCTGAGCCAGACCCCGCAGACGTGGCTCGACCACCAGGTGCTCGAACAGCGCGGCGAACTGCTCGTGCAGTGGGACGCCCTGGAACCGGTGCTGCCGCCCGAGGAGGTCGACCGGGCCTTCGCCCGCTACACCGCGCGCCTGCGCGAGCTGACCGACCCGGCCGCATGGGGTGCCTGGCCCGTCGAGGACGTCGCCGTCACCCTGCGCGAGGGCACCGGCGACCGCACCCTGTTCCTGCTGCACCCGTCCGGCGGGGACGTGCTCTGCTACGGCGGCCTGTCCCGCGACCTGGACGAGCGGCTCACGGTCGTCGGCATCACCGACCCCGGCCTGGCCGGGCACACCGCGCCCACCGACCTCACCGCGCTGGCCCGCCGCTACGCCGGGGTGCTGCGCCGCGTCCAACCCGCCGGGCCCTACCTGCTCGGCGGCTGGTCCATGGGCGGCAGCCTCGGCCACGAGGTCGCGCGCGTGCTGCACGAGCAGGGCGAGCACGTGGCGCTGCTGGTGGTGCTGGACTCCAACGACCCCACCTACATCACCCCCGTGACCGGCGACGTCGAGGGCGAGGTGCTGGCCCGCCACCTCGGCGCGCTGGAGGCCTACCTCGACGTGGACCTCGGCCTCGGCGGCGACGACCGGTCCGCGTTCCTCTCCCTGACCCCGGAGCGGCGCCGGCAGGCGGCCACCGAACGGCTGCGCGCCCACCGGCTCCTGGGCGCCCGGGAGGACCTGCGCGACCGGGTCGCCGTCTTCGCCCGCCACCTCGCCGGACTCGCCGCCCACACCCCGCGCCCGCACACCGACCCCGCCACGCGCACCGTCCTGCTGCGCGCCGACCGCCGGGCCCCGCGCAACAGCGGCATCGGCATGGGCGTCGACGACACCCCGCCCGACCTGACCGACCTCGGCTGGTCGGCGCACCTCGCCGGACCGCTCGACGTCACCGGCCTCGACGCCGACCACTACTCGCTCATGCGGCCACCCGCCGCGACCACCGTCGCCCGGGCGCTCGACGCCGCCCTCAAGCCCTTCCTGTGATCAACCCCCGAAAGGCACCACCGATGAGCCGACACCGCCTCCGCCAGGTGTCCAGAACCGCCCTCGCGCTCGCCGCCGCCACCGCGCTCGCCGCCGGGTGCGGCTCGGCGGACGACCGGGGCGCACCCGCCGCCGTCCCCGACACCCTGCGCTACGTCACCGCCGGCGCCGCCGCCTCGGCCACCGACGACCCCCACGGCGGCATCCTCAACCAGTCCGACCTGGCGCGCTTCGCCCTGGTCTACGACGTGCTGGCCAAGCCGGGCGCGGACGGCGGGACCGAACTGCGACTGGCCGAGTCCATCACCCCCGACGCGGCGCTCACCCGGTGGACGGTCACGCTGCGTCCCGGCGCGACGTTCACCGACGGCAAGCCCGTCACCGCCGCCGACGCGCTGTTCTCGCTGCGCCGCATCCACGGCAAGTCCGCCGAGAACTTCGGCCGCATGACGATGTTCGACCTCGACGCGTCGAGGGTCGTCGACGACTCCACCGTCGAGCTGGTCACCACCAAGCCCTACGCCGAGGTGCCCCGCGCCCTGGAGTCGGTGACCTTCGTGGTGCCCGACGGCACCACCGACTTCACCCGGCCCGTCCCCGGCTCCGGCCCGTTCACGCAGGTCGAGGGCACCCCGGAGGCCGCGGTGCTGGAGCGCAACGACGGGTGGTGGGGTCCCGCCCCCGCGCTGCGCCGCGTCGAGGTGCGCGCCGTGATCGACCCGCAGGCCCGCGCCCAGGCCGTGCTCACCGGGCAGGCCGACGTGGCGATCGGCGTCAACCCGGCCACCGCCGAGCAGGTGAAGGGCAACGCCGACTACGCGGTCGTGCACCGCGAGGCGATCACCCTCTACCCGTTCGTCATGCGCCTGGACCAGGCGCCGTTCGACGACGTCCGGGTGCGCGAGGCGATCAAGCTCGCCGCCGACCGCGACGCCCTGGTGGACAAGGTGTTCCTCGGCTACGGCAAGGCCGGCGGCGACCTGATCACCCCGGCCGACCCGATCAGCCCCGACCTGCCCGCCCGCACCCGCGACGTGACCAGGGCGCGCGCCCTGCTCGCCCAGGCAGGTCACGGCGGCGGCCTGAACCTCACCCTGCACACCACCACCTCCTACCCGGGCATGGACACCGCCGCGCTGCTGTTCGCCGAGCAGTTGCGCGAGATCGGCGTCACCGCCGAGGTCGAGACCGCCCCGCCGGACACCTACTGGACCGAGGTCTGGGGGCAGCAGCCGTTCTACGTCGGCTTCTTCGGCGGCATCCCGTTCCTGGACGTGGCGCGGGTGTCGCTGCTGTCGGACGCGCCCACCAACGAGACCGGCTGGAAGCGCCCCGAGTGGGACGCCGGCTTCGACGCCGCCCTGGCCACCGCCGACCCCGCCGAGCGCACGAAGCAGCTCGGGCAGTTGCAGACCGCGCTGCGCGACGAAGGCGGCTACGTCGTCTGGGGCGCCGGTGACGGGCTGGACCTGGTCCGCGCGGGCGTGGAGGGCCTGCCCACCGGCCCCGGCTTCGAGAGCAGCTTCATCGAACGCACCCGCCTCACCCGCTGATGCCCGTGCTCCTCGGGACCGCCCGTGCGCTCGGCCGCGCGGCGCTGGTGCTGACCGCCGTGTCGGTGCTGGTGTTCCTGGCCACCGCCGCGCTGCCCGTCGACCCGGCACGGGCGCGCACCGGCGGTCGGGGCGACGTCACCGCGCTGCGCGCCGAGCTGGGCCTGGACCGCCCGCCGTGGACGCGGTTCGCCGGGTGGGCGGGCGACCTGCTGCGCGGTGATCCCGGGGTCTCGCTGGTGTCCGGCCGCCCGGTGACCGACCTGCTCGCCGCCCGCCTGCCCGCCACGCTCGCCCTGGTGGCCGCCGCCGCCCTGGTGGCGCTGCCGCTGCTGCTCGCGGGTGGCTGGGCGGCGGGCAGGCGACCGCGCACGGCCGCCCCGCCGCTGGTGGCGGTGGCGGCCGTGCCGCAGGTGGTGGTCGCCACCGGCCTGGTGGCGGTGTTCGCCGGGGTGCTGGGGTGGTTCCCGGCGGTGTCGTTCGTGCCGGTCTCGGGCTCGGTGTGGGACCGGCCGGAGGCGCTGGTGCTGCCGGCGCTCGCCCTCGGCGTCCCGGCCGCCGCCTTCGGCGCGGGCCTGCTCGGCGGCGCGGTCGCCGACGCGCTGGCGCTGCCGCACGTGCGCGCGGCGCGGGTGCGCGGCCTGCCCGAGCCCGTGGTGCTGCTCCGCCACGTCCTCCCGGATCTGGGGGCGCCGCTGCTGCGGGTGTCCGGCCTGGTCGTGGCGGGCATGACCGCCTCCAGCGCCCTCGTGGAGACCGTGTTCGGCTACGCGGGGCTGGGGGAGCTGCTCGTCGGCGCGGTGTCCACCGGTGACGTGCCCGTGGTGCAGGCGATCGCGTTGCTGTCGGCCGTGGTCGTGGTGGTCACCTCGACCGCGGCGGACCTGCCGGCCGGCACCCCGCTGGGCAGAACCCCGTTGGGCAGCACGCGATCGGGGAGCACGCGGTGACGCGGGCCGCGCTGCTCTGCGTCCTGCTCGTCGTGGTGGGCGGCGCGCTGTGGACCCCGCACGACCCGACCGCCGCGATCGGACCGGCCTGGTCGCCTCCGGGCGGTGACGCGCTGCTGGGCACCGACGCCCTGGGCCGCGACGTCCTCTCGCGCGTCCTGGCGGGCGGCGCCGACCTGCTCCTCATCGCGCTCCTGGCCGCCGCGTGCGCGAGCGCGGTCGGCCTGGCCTGGGGCCTGGTGGCCGGCTGGACCGGGCGCGGCGGCGCGCTGCTCGCCGACGTGCTGATGGCCGTGCCGTTCCTGGTCCTGGCGCTGCTGTTCGCGGTCACCCTGCCCGGCTGGGCGGCCGTGGTCGCCGGCACGGTGTGCGGCGGCGCGCCGCTGACCGCGCGGCTGGTCGGCGACCTCACCCGGCGGACCCGCGCGACCGGCTACGTCGAAGCGGCCCTCGGACGCGGCGAGCGCACCGCCTCCGTGCTGTGCCGCGAGGTGCTGCCCTCCATCGCCCGCTACGCCGTCGCCGACGCCGCGCTGCGGTTCGTGGTGGCCCTGCAACTGGCCTCCGCGCTGGCGGTGCTCGGGTTCGGCGCCCGGCCACCCGCACCGGACTGGGGGCTGATGCTGCGGGAGAACCTGCCGGGGGCCGCGCTGAACCCGGCCGGTGTGCTGGGACCCGCCGCGGCGCTGACCGCGCTGTCGCTCGCGGTCGCCCTCGCCGGGCACGGCGCGGCTCCCCGGCCGCGCACCCCGCGTCCGGGCACCCCGCGTCCGGCAGCGTCGGAAGACCCGACCGGGGTGACGACCGCGCGAGGGCTGTCGGTCGACGGGCTGTCCGTCGTGGACGGCCGGGGGCGCGTGCTGCTCGACGACTTCTCCGCCCTGGTCGCACCCGGCGAGGTCGTCGGCCTGGCCGGGCCGTCCGGCGCGGGCAAGACCACCGCGGTCCGCGGGCTGCTGGACACCCTCGACGGCGACGCGGTGAAGGTCGCCGGAACCACCCGCTGGCAGGGCAGCCCCGTCCGGCCCGGCCGCGCGGCCCACCGCTGGCGGCGCGAGCACGTCGGGGTGCTCGACCAGGACCCGGCGGGCACCCTGGACCCGCGCCACACCGTCGGCCGCGCCCTGGGAC
This region of Saccharothrix longispora genomic DNA includes:
- a CDS encoding SDR family NAD(P)-dependent oxidoreductase, which codes for MSPIAVTAVACRFPGAPDARRFWELLRDGRGGLRRFTDDELDARGVPAALRRHPDYVPVGGIIEGQDLFDPLPFGLTDAEAALMDPQQRLFLECAWQALEQAGHGGGAGVDSVGVFAGAMHSSYLTSNLAGRWDPTGGGLDPIGSLQTAMSTQADYLPLHTAYRLDLTGPAISLNTTCSTSLVAVHVAAQSLLAGECDMALAGGVSLIVPQGHGYRYVPEGIFSVDGRVRAFSAEGTGIVYSQGVGAVVLRRLDDALADGDPVLAVLHGSAVNNDGADKAGFTAPSVRGQARVIAEALAVSGIDPRDVGYVEAHGTGTRIGDPIEVAALRKAFGGTGPAWCGLGSVKSNIGHANSAAGIASFIKAVLAVHERTLPATLHAHPLNDQLGLTGSPFEVVTETRPWDTPPHAGVSSFGIGGTNAHVLIGPAPARPAAEPDPRPQVLVFSAHEKAALPAVVPPGEPWADVAHTLQSGRTHLPHRVAAVALADGDVRFGAPATADTPPRIVFAFPGGGSQHAGMGADLHTGEPVFARSVDECAALFDDLLGTDVRSVVLGDDKALAEDAATGLPALFTVSVATARLLASWGVRPDVLLGHSLGEYAAAVVSSALDLPEAARLVAVRSTAMARAAGGGTMLAVPLGEADVTALLAEHPRVDLAVVNAPDACVVSGPADAVDALAAALTARGARVSRLPLDSAAHSRLIEPALGPMRDAVRSLRAGEPELPVVSSLTAAAVGPEFADPGHWVRQLREPVRFSAALATALAEPRRTVLVQVGPGAALASLARRHGAAHLAATLTTFDTDGTSADLAACRAALGELWAHGVDVDLTALHRPGRRRVTAPGYAFRRRALWVEPREAPREETATALLQVPVWHQQPPLPPARVDGRWLVTGTDAAPLAEALTRAGAEVVADAAGQPVRGVLVVVGERETPAEARTAILDHAALAALDPRPDFLFQVTTGACRVVPGDRPAPATATARALPRVIAQESPGLAWRTVDVPDTGSTAAALVAELADLLDPGTRPGAEVALRDGTRFLRTLAPWPVTPEPPTGGTALVLGGLGDVGLTMAQHLARHGTRVVLTSRSGDDPERAAAVRTLVERGHDVSVRVADAADEHSTRALLDELRPDLVVHAAGVVATADLRPMRSVGPEQVDGHLHAKAGGALALRAAIDALPADARPRTVLLMSSAGTLVGGIGTGPYSASNAFLDALAEGRTDREPRWTSVVWDAWKVGPLGTEREVNLDFALDAATGMTALDAVLAACRTGHAPPVVAVSTTDLRDRVRRAATAVAVEPAGNDTDLGPVESVVAGTWSELFGVRVGSAEADFFALGGHSLVATRMLTALGERYGTRLGLRDLLANPTVGGLAAHIAAHTGTTASPAAPAAVVPGSGSDADGTFPMTRVQHAYWVGRDGGYALGGTACHFALEYDCPDLDLDRYERAWNRVIARHPLLRAIATRQGRMQVLDHVPHYRIRTIDLAAADDDKREQRLVRLRDQVFRRPGPSDRWPLVQVRAARLPGGRTRLFLGVDVLICDAASYWIIDRELQHFYEHPDTDLPEVDVTFADCVAALDARRGTPGWQRAAEHWRARLDDLPGAPALPVDTAVEQARFTRRAVRLDRDRWAAFQAAAAEHGVTPTAALLAAYTDALGDWTGQDRFAVTLTLFDRPAIHPAVDSVVGDFTSLLLHETDRAAAPDFAGHARRTQAALFTDLDHREFSALEVLAERATRTGEVTSVPVVFTSAIGLADVIGGDRDLQWAGEQVGALSQTPQTWLDHQVLEQRGELLVQWDALEPVLPPEEVDRAFARYTARLRELTDPAAWGAWPVEDVAVTLREGTGDRTLFLLHPSGGDVLCYGGLSRDLDERLTVVGITDPGLAGHTAPTDLTALARRYAGVLRRVQPAGPYLLGGWSMGGSLGHEVARVLHEQGEHVALLVVLDSNDPTYITPVTGDVEGEVLARHLGALEAYLDVDLGLGGDDRSAFLSLTPERRRQAATERLRAHRLLGAREDLRDRVAVFARHLAGLAAHTPRPHTDPATRTVLLRADRRAPRNSGIGMGVDDTPPDLTDLGWSAHLAGPLDVTGLDADHYSLMRPPAATTVARALDAALKPFL
- a CDS encoding ABC transporter substrate-binding protein, with amino-acid sequence MSRTALALAAATALAAGCGSADDRGAPAAVPDTLRYVTAGAAASATDDPHGGILNQSDLARFALVYDVLAKPGADGGTELRLAESITPDAALTRWTVTLRPGATFTDGKPVTAADALFSLRRIHGKSAENFGRMTMFDLDASRVVDDSTVELVTTKPYAEVPRALESVTFVVPDGTTDFTRPVPGSGPFTQVEGTPEAAVLERNDGWWGPAPALRRVEVRAVIDPQARAQAVLTGQADVAIGVNPATAEQVKGNADYAVVHREAITLYPFVMRLDQAPFDDVRVREAIKLAADRDALVDKVFLGYGKAGGDLITPADPISPDLPARTRDVTRARALLAQAGHGGGLNLTLHTTTSYPGMDTAALLFAEQLREIGVTAEVETAPPDTYWTEVWGQQPFYVGFFGGIPFLDVARVSLLSDAPTNETGWKRPEWDAGFDAALATADPAERTKQLGQLQTALRDEGGYVVWGAGDGLDLVRAGVEGLPTGPGFESSFIERTRLTR
- a CDS encoding ABC transporter permease; the protein is MLLGTARALGRAALVLTAVSVLVFLATAALPVDPARARTGGRGDVTALRAELGLDRPPWTRFAGWAGDLLRGDPGVSLVSGRPVTDLLAARLPATLALVAAAALVALPLLLAGGWAAGRRPRTAAPPLVAVAAVPQVVVATGLVAVFAGVLGWFPAVSFVPVSGSVWDRPEALVLPALALGVPAAAFGAGLLGGAVADALALPHVRAARVRGLPEPVVLLRHVLPDLGAPLLRVSGLVVAGMTASSALVETVFGYAGLGELLVGAVSTGDVPVVQAIALLSAVVVVVTSTAADLPAGTPLGRTPLGSTRSGSTR
- a CDS encoding ABC transporter ATP-binding protein/permease produces the protein MTRAALLCVLLVVVGGALWTPHDPTAAIGPAWSPPGGDALLGTDALGRDVLSRVLAGGADLLLIALLAAACASAVGLAWGLVAGWTGRGGALLADVLMAVPFLVLALLFAVTLPGWAAVVAGTVCGGAPLTARLVGDLTRRTRATGYVEAALGRGERTASVLCREVLPSIARYAVADAALRFVVALQLASALAVLGFGARPPAPDWGLMLRENLPGAALNPAGVLGPAAALTALSLAVALAGHGAAPRPRTPRPGTPRPAASEDPTGVTTARGLSVDGLSVVDGRGRVLLDDFSALVAPGEVVGLAGPSGAGKTTAVRGLLDTLDGDAVKVAGTTRWQGSPVRPGRAAHRWRREHVGVLDQDPAGTLDPRHTVGRALGPAGLAVLAELGLDPAGFRDRLPRTLSGGQARRVALARALTGAPAVLVLDEPTAGLHPEAVDLVARVVLARRGDPSRVTLLVSHDEVFLARVADRVLAVGVVAATHVEALEPRPSGPTALAVDRLTVRRGGRTVLRDLTLDVAAGEVVAVVGESGSGKSTLLRALAGLVPADTGEVRRGRVVLPRAVADRDRAALRAVQLLAQDPADALNPAHTAGTAITRPLRVLGDATREAARSRVPDLLAGVGLAADTAHRRPGRLSGGQRQRVALARALAAEPAVLLADEPTAALDRATAATVLDLLDDLRDRGLAVLVATHDPAVAARADRVLRLSAGRLTTDHPAHHANGASPRVP